GACCACGGTTTCAAATGTATCGAGTTCGGCGAAATTCAAGTCGGTGACAATGGCAGCGACTTCGATGATCACTTCTTTTTCGACATCGAGACCTGTCATCTCCATATCGAGCCAAAAAAGTTTCGTCATGAGGAAATCCTATTCTAGGGTCTTTGACCCGGCAGACTTCCTATAATGATGGATTTGAGTGGGGGACACAAGGTTTAGCTTTTCTGTTGCCCCATGCCGGAGCGCAAAGCCTCTTCAACCGTGCGAATCAGCGTTCTTTCGTCCCAAGGTTTGTCAATAAAGGCATAGACGCCCAGGCGTTGCGCCTCTATGACCATTTCTTTTTGTCCATAGCCCGTATGGATGATGAAGGGAATATTCAGGCCGTTTTCGCGCATCCATTTTAAAACCTCAAGACCCGATTTCTTCGGCATCTTTTCATCCGAGAGAACCGCATCGAATTTCCGGGCTTTTAAGAGATCGATACCCTCAAGGCCGTTGGAGGCTTGGCAAATCTCTGAAGCGGACTCTTCCAGGAGAGCCATAAGCACTTCGCGCAATTCACTTTCATCGTCGATGATAAGCAATTTACCTTTAGAGAGAACCAGAGAATCATTCGCCATAACATTTTTATTATGACAAATTTTCGCGCCAACGTCACCGGCAAGCGCCGGTGGGCTGGTCAAATTATTTTTACTCAACAGTATTTTGTATGCCTGATGTGAGTCTATTTTATTTGGATTTTGAAGAGCCTGTGACTTTGTATTCACCAGCTTTAGAAATCGCTGCTTGGATTTGTTCCTGAGAAAAGTTGATACCTGCTTTTGGAGAGATCACGACTTTTCCAACACTCACTTCACATTTTTCTAGACCGTCCATTTTGCAAACTTGGGCTTGAATCGCTTTCGCGCAAGAACCGCAGTGCATGCCTTCAACGTTGTAAGTGATAGTTTCAGCCAAAGCTGTTTGAGAGATCAAAAGAGCGGCGAAAATAAGGGCCTTTTTCATGAAATTATCTCCTCAGAGTGTGTTAGGAACCACAGTATACCCCTTTTCAGGGATTTTCCAGCAATCTGGCTGCTTAAAAAGGGAGCATTAAACGCCATGCTAAAGTTATTTTGCAAAATATTGTTGAA
This region of Bdellovibrio sp. 22V genomic DNA includes:
- a CDS encoding response regulator, whose protein sequence is MSKNNLTSPPALAGDVGAKICHNKNVMANDSLVLSKGKLLIIDDESELREVLMALLEESASEICQASNGLEGIDLLKARKFDAVLSDEKMPKKSGLEVLKWMRENGLNIPFIIHTGYGQKEMVIEAQRLGVYAFIDKPWDERTLIRTVEEALRSGMGQQKS
- a CDS encoding heavy metal-associated domain-containing protein, yielding MKKALIFAALLISQTALAETITYNVEGMHCGSCAKAIQAQVCKMDGLEKCEVSVGKVVISPKAGINFSQEQIQAAISKAGEYKVTGSSKSK